A part of Brassica rapa cultivar Chiifu-401-42 chromosome A05, CAAS_Brap_v3.01, whole genome shotgun sequence genomic DNA contains:
- the LOC103866919 gene encoding homeobox-leucine zipper protein HDG1 isoform X1, whose amino-acid sequence MNFSGFLHHDDDKTPGGETVGGGNHFFSPATAMSGGPVQFSSPRLSLGLQTNVENNGGEVGRTGESFEVSVTRRSPESRSGSDNVEALSGEDDLDASDRPLKKKKRYHRHTPHQIQELESVFKECPHPDEKQRLDLSRRLNLDTRQVKFWFQNRRTQMKTQIERHENSLLRQENDKLRAENMSVREAMRNPMCGHCGASAVLGEISLEEHQLRIENSRLKDELDRLCALAGKFINRSDDAGSHQLPNSTLKLGVGSRNVDAGGGFTLLHPAFEISSSHFYSGLSAPVNRTGTDIASGGVDEKSLYLELAVFAMDELVKMAQTSEPLWIQSSKGKREMLNREEYDKSFRPCLGPKPGGFVSEASKEVGMVIINSLALVETLMDSERWAEMFPCMIAKNSTIEIISSGMGGTRNGAIQLMQAELQLLSPLVPVRQVTFLRFCKQHAEGVWAVVDVSVDRVSDRGGSASARSSLSCRRLPSGCLVHDMPNGYSKVTWIDHTEYDETNIHHSYRPLVSSGLAFGSKRWVSALQRQCESLAILMSSAIPNRSKPTPAISSIGKKSMLRLAQRMTENFCRGVCASSSQKWSKLDIGNIDEDVRIMTRKNVNDSGEPPGILLSAATSVWVPVTPRRLFDFLRDELLRSEWDILSNGGPMQEIANIFKGQDHSNSVSLLRSTAMNASQSSMLILQETSIDASGAVVVYAPVDIPAMHSVMNGGDSAYVALLPSGFAILPDGQGTEETGSLLTVAFQILVNSLPTAKLNVESIETVSNLISCTVQKIRAALRCEK is encoded by the exons CAAACAAATGTAGAAAACAACGGAGGAGAAGTGGGCAGAACAGGCGAGAGCTTCGAGGTGAGTGTTACTCGGAGAAGTCCAGAGAGTAGATCTGGAAGCGATAACGTCGAAGCACTTTCCGGCGAGGATGACTTAGACGCTTCTGATAGAcctttaaagaagaagaaacgttaCCACCGACATACTCCTCATCAAATACAAGAACTCGAATC ggttttcaaGGAGTGTCCTCATCCCGATGAGAAGCAACGGCTAGATCTTAGCCGTCGGCTCAACTTGGATACTCGCCAAGTCAAGTTCTGGTTCCAAAACCGCCGTACACAAATGAAG ACGCAAATTGAGCGACATGAAAACTCTTTATTGAGACAAGAGAACGATAAGCTCCGAGCTGAGAACATGTCGGTGCGGGAAGCCATGAGGAATCCTATGTGCGGTCACTGCGGTGCCTCCGCTGTTCTTGGAGAGATCTCTCTTGAAGAGCATCAGTTAAGAATCGAGAACTCACGTCTCAAAGATGAGCTGGACCGTTTATGTGCCTTAGCCGGAAAATTCATTAACCGGTCCGATGACGCCGGTTCACATCAGTTACCAAACTCTACGCTCAAACTCGGTGTCGGTTCAAGAAATGTTGATGCTGGTGGTGGTTTTACACTACTCCATCCTGCGTTCGAGATTTCATCATCTCATTTCTACTCCGGTTTAAGTGCTCCGGTTAACCGTACCGGTACGGATATTGCTTCCGGAGGAGTCGATGAGAAGTCATTGTATCTGGAATTAGCTGTTTTCGCTATGGACGAGCTAGTGAAAATGGCGCAAACAAGTGAGCCACTTTGGATCCAAAGCTCGAAAGGCAAACGTGAGATGCTTAACCGGGAAGAATATGACAAAAGTTTCAGACCTTGCCTCGGTCCTAAACCGGGCGGGTTTGTCTCGGAAGCTTCGAAAGAAGTAGGAATGGTTATAATTAATAGCTTAGCCCTCGTCGAAACCTTAATGGACTCG GAACGTTGGGCGGAGATGTTTCCATGTATGATTGCAAAAAACTCGACTATAGAAATCATCTCTAGTGGTATGGGAGGGACAAGAAACGGTGCTATTCAACTG ATGCAAGCTGAGCTTCAGTTGCTATCACCGCTAGTGCCAGTTCGTCAAGTGACTTTCTTAAGGTTTTGTAAACAACACGCAGAAGGTGTTTGGGCCGTCGTGGATGTCTCTGTCGATAGGGTAAGCGATCGTGGCGGTTCAGCCTCAGCTCGGTCTTCTCTGAGCTGTAGAAGGCTACCATCTGGTTGCCTTGTCCATGACATGCCCAATGGCTACTCTAAG GTAACATGGATTGACCACACCGAGTATGACGAGACCAACATCCACCATTCGTACCGTCCATTAGTCAGCTCGGGTCTGGCCTTCGGCTCCAAACGGTGGGTATCCGCTCTGCAACGACAATGTGAAAGCCTCGCCATCCTCATGTCCTCAGCAATACCCAACCGCAGCAAACCCACAC CAGCCATAAGCTCTATAGGGAAGAAGAGTATGCTAAGGCTAGCACAAAGGATGACTGAGAATTTTTGTAGAGGCGTGTGCGCTTCTTCTTCACAGAAATGGAGTAAGCTTGACATTGGTAACATAGATGAAGACGTGAGGATCATGACTAGGAAGAACGTTAATGACTCCGGTGAACCACCGGGGATTCTTTTAAGCGCCGCCACCTCCGTGTGGGTCCCGGTTACACCGAGACGTCTCTTTGATTTTCTGAGAGATGAGCTTTTGAGATCGGAATGGGATATTTTATCCAACGGTGGACCTATGCAGGAGATTGCTAACATCTTCAAGGGCCAAGATCACTCTAACTCCGTCTCTCTCTTACGTTCCACT GCTATGAATGCGAGCCAGAGTAGTATGTTGATACTGCAAGAGACAAGCATAGATGCATCTGGGGCTGTAGTTGTATACGCGCCGGTTGATATCCCTGCGATGCATTCTGTGATGAACGGTGGAGATTCTGCTTACGTGGCTCTACTTCCTTCTGGGTTTGCTATACTCCCTGATGGTCAAGGGACGGAGGAAACCGGTTCGCTTCTAACCGTGGCGTTTCAGATTTTGGTCAACTCTCTACCCACGGCTAAGCTCAACGTGGAATCGATCGAGACCGTTAGTAATCTGATATCATGCACCGTTCAGAAAATCAGAGCTGCTCTGAGATGCGAGAAATAG
- the LOC103866919 gene encoding homeobox-leucine zipper protein HDG1 isoform X2 — translation MNFSGFLHHDDDKTPGGETVGGGNHFFSPATAMSGGPVQFSSPRLSLGLQTNVENNGGEVGRTGESFEVSVTRRSPESRSGSDNVEALSGEDDLDASDRPLKKKKRYHRHTPHQIQELESVFKECPHPDEKQRLDLSRRLNLDTRQVKFWFQNRRTQMKTQIERHENSLLRQENDKLRAENMSVREAMRNPMCGHCGASAVLGEISLEEHQLRIENSRLKDELDRLCALAGKFINRSDDAGSHQLPNSTLKLGVGSRNVDAGGGFTLLHPAFEISSSHFYSGLSAPVNRTGTDIASGGVDEKSLYLELAVFAMDELVKMAQTSEPLWIQSSKGKREMLNREEYDKSFRPCLGPKPGGFVSEASKEVGMVIINSLALVETLMDSERWAEMFPCMIAKNSTIEIISSGMGGTRNGAIQLMQAELQLLSPLVPVRQVTFLRFCKQHAEGVWAVVDVSVDRVSDRGGSASARSSLSCRRLPSGCLVHDMPNGYSKVTWIDHTEYDETNIHHSYRPLVSSGLAFGSKRWVSALQRQCESLAILMSSAIPNRSKPTPISSIGKKSMLRLAQRMTENFCRGVCASSSQKWSKLDIGNIDEDVRIMTRKNVNDSGEPPGILLSAATSVWVPVTPRRLFDFLRDELLRSEWDILSNGGPMQEIANIFKGQDHSNSVSLLRSTAMNASQSSMLILQETSIDASGAVVVYAPVDIPAMHSVMNGGDSAYVALLPSGFAILPDGQGTEETGSLLTVAFQILVNSLPTAKLNVESIETVSNLISCTVQKIRAALRCEK, via the exons CAAACAAATGTAGAAAACAACGGAGGAGAAGTGGGCAGAACAGGCGAGAGCTTCGAGGTGAGTGTTACTCGGAGAAGTCCAGAGAGTAGATCTGGAAGCGATAACGTCGAAGCACTTTCCGGCGAGGATGACTTAGACGCTTCTGATAGAcctttaaagaagaagaaacgttaCCACCGACATACTCCTCATCAAATACAAGAACTCGAATC ggttttcaaGGAGTGTCCTCATCCCGATGAGAAGCAACGGCTAGATCTTAGCCGTCGGCTCAACTTGGATACTCGCCAAGTCAAGTTCTGGTTCCAAAACCGCCGTACACAAATGAAG ACGCAAATTGAGCGACATGAAAACTCTTTATTGAGACAAGAGAACGATAAGCTCCGAGCTGAGAACATGTCGGTGCGGGAAGCCATGAGGAATCCTATGTGCGGTCACTGCGGTGCCTCCGCTGTTCTTGGAGAGATCTCTCTTGAAGAGCATCAGTTAAGAATCGAGAACTCACGTCTCAAAGATGAGCTGGACCGTTTATGTGCCTTAGCCGGAAAATTCATTAACCGGTCCGATGACGCCGGTTCACATCAGTTACCAAACTCTACGCTCAAACTCGGTGTCGGTTCAAGAAATGTTGATGCTGGTGGTGGTTTTACACTACTCCATCCTGCGTTCGAGATTTCATCATCTCATTTCTACTCCGGTTTAAGTGCTCCGGTTAACCGTACCGGTACGGATATTGCTTCCGGAGGAGTCGATGAGAAGTCATTGTATCTGGAATTAGCTGTTTTCGCTATGGACGAGCTAGTGAAAATGGCGCAAACAAGTGAGCCACTTTGGATCCAAAGCTCGAAAGGCAAACGTGAGATGCTTAACCGGGAAGAATATGACAAAAGTTTCAGACCTTGCCTCGGTCCTAAACCGGGCGGGTTTGTCTCGGAAGCTTCGAAAGAAGTAGGAATGGTTATAATTAATAGCTTAGCCCTCGTCGAAACCTTAATGGACTCG GAACGTTGGGCGGAGATGTTTCCATGTATGATTGCAAAAAACTCGACTATAGAAATCATCTCTAGTGGTATGGGAGGGACAAGAAACGGTGCTATTCAACTG ATGCAAGCTGAGCTTCAGTTGCTATCACCGCTAGTGCCAGTTCGTCAAGTGACTTTCTTAAGGTTTTGTAAACAACACGCAGAAGGTGTTTGGGCCGTCGTGGATGTCTCTGTCGATAGGGTAAGCGATCGTGGCGGTTCAGCCTCAGCTCGGTCTTCTCTGAGCTGTAGAAGGCTACCATCTGGTTGCCTTGTCCATGACATGCCCAATGGCTACTCTAAG GTAACATGGATTGACCACACCGAGTATGACGAGACCAACATCCACCATTCGTACCGTCCATTAGTCAGCTCGGGTCTGGCCTTCGGCTCCAAACGGTGGGTATCCGCTCTGCAACGACAATGTGAAAGCCTCGCCATCCTCATGTCCTCAGCAATACCCAACCGCAGCAAACCCACAC CCATAAGCTCTATAGGGAAGAAGAGTATGCTAAGGCTAGCACAAAGGATGACTGAGAATTTTTGTAGAGGCGTGTGCGCTTCTTCTTCACAGAAATGGAGTAAGCTTGACATTGGTAACATAGATGAAGACGTGAGGATCATGACTAGGAAGAACGTTAATGACTCCGGTGAACCACCGGGGATTCTTTTAAGCGCCGCCACCTCCGTGTGGGTCCCGGTTACACCGAGACGTCTCTTTGATTTTCTGAGAGATGAGCTTTTGAGATCGGAATGGGATATTTTATCCAACGGTGGACCTATGCAGGAGATTGCTAACATCTTCAAGGGCCAAGATCACTCTAACTCCGTCTCTCTCTTACGTTCCACT GCTATGAATGCGAGCCAGAGTAGTATGTTGATACTGCAAGAGACAAGCATAGATGCATCTGGGGCTGTAGTTGTATACGCGCCGGTTGATATCCCTGCGATGCATTCTGTGATGAACGGTGGAGATTCTGCTTACGTGGCTCTACTTCCTTCTGGGTTTGCTATACTCCCTGATGGTCAAGGGACGGAGGAAACCGGTTCGCTTCTAACCGTGGCGTTTCAGATTTTGGTCAACTCTCTACCCACGGCTAAGCTCAACGTGGAATCGATCGAGACCGTTAGTAATCTGATATCATGCACCGTTCAGAAAATCAGAGCTGCTCTGAGATGCGAGAAATAG
- the LOC103866919 gene encoding homeobox-leucine zipper protein HDG1 isoform X3, producing the protein MSGGPVQFSSPRLSLGLQTNVENNGGEVGRTGESFEVSVTRRSPESRSGSDNVEALSGEDDLDASDRPLKKKKRYHRHTPHQIQELESVFKECPHPDEKQRLDLSRRLNLDTRQVKFWFQNRRTQMKTQIERHENSLLRQENDKLRAENMSVREAMRNPMCGHCGASAVLGEISLEEHQLRIENSRLKDELDRLCALAGKFINRSDDAGSHQLPNSTLKLGVGSRNVDAGGGFTLLHPAFEISSSHFYSGLSAPVNRTGTDIASGGVDEKSLYLELAVFAMDELVKMAQTSEPLWIQSSKGKREMLNREEYDKSFRPCLGPKPGGFVSEASKEVGMVIINSLALVETLMDSERWAEMFPCMIAKNSTIEIISSGMGGTRNGAIQLMQAELQLLSPLVPVRQVTFLRFCKQHAEGVWAVVDVSVDRVSDRGGSASARSSLSCRRLPSGCLVHDMPNGYSKVTWIDHTEYDETNIHHSYRPLVSSGLAFGSKRWVSALQRQCESLAILMSSAIPNRSKPTPAISSIGKKSMLRLAQRMTENFCRGVCASSSQKWSKLDIGNIDEDVRIMTRKNVNDSGEPPGILLSAATSVWVPVTPRRLFDFLRDELLRSEWDILSNGGPMQEIANIFKGQDHSNSVSLLRSTAMNASQSSMLILQETSIDASGAVVVYAPVDIPAMHSVMNGGDSAYVALLPSGFAILPDGQGTEETGSLLTVAFQILVNSLPTAKLNVESIETVSNLISCTVQKIRAALRCEK; encoded by the exons CAAACAAATGTAGAAAACAACGGAGGAGAAGTGGGCAGAACAGGCGAGAGCTTCGAGGTGAGTGTTACTCGGAGAAGTCCAGAGAGTAGATCTGGAAGCGATAACGTCGAAGCACTTTCCGGCGAGGATGACTTAGACGCTTCTGATAGAcctttaaagaagaagaaacgttaCCACCGACATACTCCTCATCAAATACAAGAACTCGAATC ggttttcaaGGAGTGTCCTCATCCCGATGAGAAGCAACGGCTAGATCTTAGCCGTCGGCTCAACTTGGATACTCGCCAAGTCAAGTTCTGGTTCCAAAACCGCCGTACACAAATGAAG ACGCAAATTGAGCGACATGAAAACTCTTTATTGAGACAAGAGAACGATAAGCTCCGAGCTGAGAACATGTCGGTGCGGGAAGCCATGAGGAATCCTATGTGCGGTCACTGCGGTGCCTCCGCTGTTCTTGGAGAGATCTCTCTTGAAGAGCATCAGTTAAGAATCGAGAACTCACGTCTCAAAGATGAGCTGGACCGTTTATGTGCCTTAGCCGGAAAATTCATTAACCGGTCCGATGACGCCGGTTCACATCAGTTACCAAACTCTACGCTCAAACTCGGTGTCGGTTCAAGAAATGTTGATGCTGGTGGTGGTTTTACACTACTCCATCCTGCGTTCGAGATTTCATCATCTCATTTCTACTCCGGTTTAAGTGCTCCGGTTAACCGTACCGGTACGGATATTGCTTCCGGAGGAGTCGATGAGAAGTCATTGTATCTGGAATTAGCTGTTTTCGCTATGGACGAGCTAGTGAAAATGGCGCAAACAAGTGAGCCACTTTGGATCCAAAGCTCGAAAGGCAAACGTGAGATGCTTAACCGGGAAGAATATGACAAAAGTTTCAGACCTTGCCTCGGTCCTAAACCGGGCGGGTTTGTCTCGGAAGCTTCGAAAGAAGTAGGAATGGTTATAATTAATAGCTTAGCCCTCGTCGAAACCTTAATGGACTCG GAACGTTGGGCGGAGATGTTTCCATGTATGATTGCAAAAAACTCGACTATAGAAATCATCTCTAGTGGTATGGGAGGGACAAGAAACGGTGCTATTCAACTG ATGCAAGCTGAGCTTCAGTTGCTATCACCGCTAGTGCCAGTTCGTCAAGTGACTTTCTTAAGGTTTTGTAAACAACACGCAGAAGGTGTTTGGGCCGTCGTGGATGTCTCTGTCGATAGGGTAAGCGATCGTGGCGGTTCAGCCTCAGCTCGGTCTTCTCTGAGCTGTAGAAGGCTACCATCTGGTTGCCTTGTCCATGACATGCCCAATGGCTACTCTAAG GTAACATGGATTGACCACACCGAGTATGACGAGACCAACATCCACCATTCGTACCGTCCATTAGTCAGCTCGGGTCTGGCCTTCGGCTCCAAACGGTGGGTATCCGCTCTGCAACGACAATGTGAAAGCCTCGCCATCCTCATGTCCTCAGCAATACCCAACCGCAGCAAACCCACAC CAGCCATAAGCTCTATAGGGAAGAAGAGTATGCTAAGGCTAGCACAAAGGATGACTGAGAATTTTTGTAGAGGCGTGTGCGCTTCTTCTTCACAGAAATGGAGTAAGCTTGACATTGGTAACATAGATGAAGACGTGAGGATCATGACTAGGAAGAACGTTAATGACTCCGGTGAACCACCGGGGATTCTTTTAAGCGCCGCCACCTCCGTGTGGGTCCCGGTTACACCGAGACGTCTCTTTGATTTTCTGAGAGATGAGCTTTTGAGATCGGAATGGGATATTTTATCCAACGGTGGACCTATGCAGGAGATTGCTAACATCTTCAAGGGCCAAGATCACTCTAACTCCGTCTCTCTCTTACGTTCCACT GCTATGAATGCGAGCCAGAGTAGTATGTTGATACTGCAAGAGACAAGCATAGATGCATCTGGGGCTGTAGTTGTATACGCGCCGGTTGATATCCCTGCGATGCATTCTGTGATGAACGGTGGAGATTCTGCTTACGTGGCTCTACTTCCTTCTGGGTTTGCTATACTCCCTGATGGTCAAGGGACGGAGGAAACCGGTTCGCTTCTAACCGTGGCGTTTCAGATTTTGGTCAACTCTCTACCCACGGCTAAGCTCAACGTGGAATCGATCGAGACCGTTAGTAATCTGATATCATGCACCGTTCAGAAAATCAGAGCTGCTCTGAGATGCGAGAAATAG